A genomic region of Streptomyces sp. NBC_00247 contains the following coding sequences:
- the argG gene encoding argininosuccinate synthase codes for MSKVMTSLPVGERVGIAFSGGLDTSVAVAWMRDKGAAPCTYTADIGQYDEPDIASVPGRAHAYGAEIARLVDCRAALVEEGLAALTCGAFHIRSGGRAYFNTTPLGRAVTGTMLVRAMLEDDVQIWGDGSTFKGNDIERFYRYGLLANPSLRIYKPWLDADFVTELGGRKEMSEWLLAHGLPYRDSTEKAYSTDANIWGATHEAKTLEHLDTGLENVDPIMGVRFWDPSVEIETEDVTVGFEQGRPVTINGKEFASAVDLVLEANAIGGRHGLGMSDQIENRIIEAKSRGIYEAPGMALLHACYERLVNAIHNEDTLATYHNEGRRLGRLMYEGRWLDPQALMIRESLQRWVGMAVTGEVTLRLRRGEDYSVLDTSGPAFSYHPDKLSMERTEDSAFGPVDRIGQLTMRNLDIADSRAKLEQYAAIGMVGTSHQALIGAQAASTPLIGAMPEGNAQEIASRGEAPGGDKLLDSAAMEFGAD; via the coding sequence ATGTCTAAGGTAATGACCTCTCTGCCCGTCGGGGAACGCGTCGGCATCGCCTTCTCCGGCGGTCTCGACACCTCCGTCGCGGTCGCGTGGATGCGCGACAAGGGCGCGGCGCCGTGCACGTACACCGCCGACATCGGCCAGTACGACGAACCCGACATCGCCTCCGTGCCCGGACGCGCCCACGCCTACGGGGCGGAGATCGCCCGGCTGGTCGACTGCCGAGCCGCCCTCGTCGAGGAAGGGCTCGCCGCGCTGACCTGCGGGGCCTTCCACATCCGTTCCGGCGGGCGCGCGTACTTCAACACCACCCCGCTCGGCCGGGCGGTCACGGGCACCATGCTGGTGCGCGCCATGCTGGAGGACGACGTCCAGATCTGGGGCGACGGCTCCACCTTCAAGGGCAACGACATCGAGCGGTTCTACCGCTACGGCCTGCTGGCCAACCCGTCGCTGCGCATCTACAAGCCCTGGCTGGACGCCGACTTCGTCACCGAGCTCGGTGGTCGCAAGGAGATGTCCGAGTGGCTGCTCGCCCACGGGCTGCCCTACCGGGACAGCACGGAGAAGGCGTACTCCACCGACGCCAACATCTGGGGCGCGACGCACGAGGCCAAGACCCTCGAACACCTCGACACCGGCCTGGAGAACGTCGACCCGATCATGGGCGTGCGGTTCTGGGACCCGTCCGTCGAGATCGAGACCGAGGACGTCACCGTCGGCTTCGAGCAGGGCCGCCCGGTCACCATCAACGGCAAGGAGTTCGCCTCCGCCGTCGACCTGGTGCTGGAGGCCAACGCCATCGGCGGCCGGCACGGGCTGGGCATGTCCGACCAGATCGAGAACCGGATCATCGAGGCCAAGAGCCGCGGCATCTACGAGGCGCCGGGCATGGCCCTGCTCCACGCCTGCTACGAGCGCCTCGTCAACGCGATCCACAACGAGGACACCCTCGCCACCTACCACAACGAGGGCCGTCGCCTCGGCCGCCTGATGTACGAGGGCCGCTGGCTGGACCCGCAGGCGCTGATGATCCGCGAGTCGCTCCAGCGGTGGGTCGGCATGGCCGTCACCGGCGAGGTGACCCTGCGGTTGCGGCGCGGCGAGGACTACTCGGTCCTGGACACCTCAGGACCGGCGTTCAGCTACCACCCGGACAAGCTGTCCATGGAGCGCACCGAGGACTCCGCCTTCGGGCCGGTGGACCGGATCGGTCAGCTGACCATGCGCAACCTCGACATCGCCGACTCCCGCGCCAAGCTGGAGCAGTACGCCGCCATCGGCATGGTCGGCACCTCCCACCAGGCGCTGATCGGTGCGCAGGCCGCTTCCACCCCGCTGATCGGTGCGATGCCCGAGGGCAACGCCCAGGAGATCGCCTCGCGCGGCGAGGCCCCGGGCGGCGACAAGCTGCTCGACAGCGCCGCCATGGAGTTCGGCGCCGACTAG